One window of Catharus ustulatus isolate bCatUst1 chromosome 3, bCatUst1.pri.v2, whole genome shotgun sequence genomic DNA carries:
- the ACP1 gene encoding low molecular weight phosphotyrosine protein phosphatase isoform X1: MAAGEAKSVLFVCLGNICRSPIAEAVFRKLVSDEKLEHKWRIDSAATSAYEIGSPPDYRGQNCMKKHGITMNHIARQITKEDFQTFDHILCMDESNLRDLNRKSNQVKDCKAKIELLGTYDPQKQLIIEDPYYGNEKDFETVYEQCVRCCKAFLDKYH; encoded by the exons ATGGCGGCGGGGGAGGCGAAGTCGGTGCTGTTCGTGTGCCTGG GAAACATCTGTCGCTCTCCAATAGCTGAAgcagttttcagaaaacttgTAAGTGATGAAAAGCTTGAACATAAG tGGAGGATAGACAGTGCAGCGACATCTGCCTATGAAATAGGAAGCCCTCCTGACTATCGAGGACAGAATTGCATGAAGAAGCATGGCATTACCATGAATCATATTGCCAGGCAG ATTACCAAAGAGGATTTTCAGACCTTTGATCATATCCTTTGTATGGATGAGAGCAATCTAAG aGATTTGAACAGGAAAAGCAACCAAGTTAAAGACTGCAAGGCCAAAATTGAGCTGCTTGGAACTTATGATCCACAGAAACAGCTTATCATTGAAGATCCGTACTAT GGGAATGAAAAGGACTTTGAAACTGTTTATGAGCAGTGTGTTAGATGTTGTAAAGCATTCTTGGACAAGTATCATTAA
- the ALKAL2 gene encoding ALK and LTK ligand 2, producing MRSSGRTAMSGLRSSGLLGLVLLMLSAGYCKEKTDSTDLKDKQSLLNLIMEIIQELKRYHLEKDSGMQYFSKHDYNLDRREVADYGGYQDEQRVEIVPRDLRMKDKFLKHLTGPLYFSPKCSKHFHRLYHNTRDCTIPAYYKRCARLLTRLAVSPMCMEG from the exons ATGCGCTCTTCAGGTCGGACTGCAATGAGTGGACTGAGGTCttctgggctgctggggctggtaCTCTTAATGCTCTCAGCAGgatactgcaaagaaaaaacgGACTCCACAGATTTGAAGGACAAGCAAAGTCTCTTAAATCTCATCATGGAGATCATTCAGGAACTGAAAAGGTACCACCTGGAGAAGGACAGTGGGATGCAGTACTTCTCCAAGCATGACTATAACTTGGATCGAAGGGAAGTGGCTGACTACGGAGGATACCAGGACGAGCAGAGAGTTG AAATAGTTCCCAGAGATCTGAGGATGAAAGACAAGTTCTTGAAGCATTTAACAG GTCCACTCTACTTTAGCCCAAAATGTAGCAAACACTTTCATCGGCTTTATCACAATACAAGGGACTGCACTATCCCAGCAT acTATAAAAGATGTGCCAGGCTTCTTACTCGATTGGCAGTAAGCCCTATGTGCATGGAAGGATAA
- the ACP1 gene encoding low molecular weight phosphotyrosine protein phosphatase isoform X2, with the protein MAAGEAKSVLFVCLGNICRSPIAEAVFRKLVSDEKLEHKWRTDSAAVSDWNVGRFPDSRALSCLRNHGIETAHKARQITKEDFQTFDHILCMDESNLRDLNRKSNQVKDCKAKIELLGTYDPQKQLIIEDPYYGNEKDFETVYEQCVRCCKAFLDKYH; encoded by the exons ATGGCGGCGGGGGAGGCGAAGTCGGTGCTGTTCGTGTGCCTGG GAAACATCTGTCGCTCTCCAATAGCTGAAgcagttttcagaaaacttgTAAGTGATGAAAAGCTTGAACATAAG TGGAGGACAGACAGTGCCGCTGTTTCAGACTGGAACGTGGGGCGCTTCCCAGATTCAAGGGCTTTAAGTTGTCTAAGAAATCATGGCATTGAGACTGCACATAAAGCACGACAG ATTACCAAAGAGGATTTTCAGACCTTTGATCATATCCTTTGTATGGATGAGAGCAATCTAAG aGATTTGAACAGGAAAAGCAACCAAGTTAAAGACTGCAAGGCCAAAATTGAGCTGCTTGGAACTTATGATCCACAGAAACAGCTTATCATTGAAGATCCGTACTAT GGGAATGAAAAGGACTTTGAAACTGTTTATGAGCAGTGTGTTAGATGTTGTAAAGCATTCTTGGACAAGTATCATTAA